Proteins co-encoded in one Flavobacteriaceae bacterium MAR_2009_75 genomic window:
- a CDS encoding putative ABC transport system permease protein: MRFIFDRNTWQEIFGSISKNKVRTIITVVGVLWGIFIYIALSGAAKGMDNGFESMFERIAKNSMFVWAQNTSMPYEGFKTGRPMQLKIGDASMIENRIPEVEFIAPRNVRGFFGSTPPSIGRNNKVGSYPLFGDYPTFTKIAPKKIYDGGRFINDEDISQARKVAVIGERTEKELFDKDEVTIGGYIKIDDVFFQVVGIHKFDQSGGFGGDGDIFIPFTTFKKLYNTGEEVGWFSIAAYDDVDVVEVEKNIINLLKNIHQVHPDDDRAFGSFNLGEQFNKIVGFANGITFLSLIVGIATILAGVIGIGNILLISVKERTKELGVRRALGATPAEVRNQIILESVFLTVIAGIMGIILGALTLSMINSFTQDIDFPYTNPTVPIPYVLGALAIMVILGTLIGLIPAQRAVSIKPIDALREE; encoded by the coding sequence ATGCGATTTATATTCGATAGAAATACATGGCAAGAGATTTTTGGATCGATCAGTAAGAATAAGGTTCGAACAATAATCACCGTAGTAGGGGTATTATGGGGTATATTTATTTATATAGCTCTTTCGGGAGCTGCGAAGGGTATGGACAATGGCTTTGAGAGCATGTTCGAACGTATTGCCAAGAACAGTATGTTCGTTTGGGCCCAGAATACGAGTATGCCATACGAGGGTTTCAAGACGGGCAGACCAATGCAATTGAAAATAGGGGATGCCTCTATGATCGAGAATCGAATTCCAGAAGTAGAATTCATAGCACCTAGAAATGTAAGAGGGTTCTTTGGATCAACGCCACCATCGATTGGTCGGAACAATAAAGTGGGTAGTTATCCCTTGTTCGGTGATTACCCTACGTTTACCAAAATTGCACCTAAAAAAATATATGATGGGGGCAGGTTTATTAATGACGAAGATATTTCGCAAGCTCGAAAAGTGGCAGTTATAGGAGAGCGCACGGAAAAAGAGCTTTTTGATAAAGACGAAGTAACAATAGGCGGCTACATTAAAATCGATGATGTTTTTTTTCAGGTCGTAGGCATACATAAATTTGACCAAAGTGGGGGTTTTGGTGGTGACGGCGATATTTTTATTCCCTTTACTACATTTAAAAAGCTGTATAACACAGGTGAAGAGGTAGGTTGGTTTTCGATTGCCGCTTATGACGATGTCGATGTGGTAGAGGTAGAAAAAAACATCATTAACCTTCTAAAGAATATCCATCAGGTTCATCCCGATGATGATCGGGCATTTGGTTCTTTTAATCTGGGTGAGCAGTTCAATAAAATCGTGGGTTTTGCCAATGGCATTACCTTTCTTTCCCTAATCGTCGGAATTGCTACCATTTTGGCGGGGGTTATCGGTATCGGTAATATCCTCTTAATTTCCGTAAAAGAAAGAACGAAAGAGTTAGGGGTGCGCCGTGCATTGGGCGCGACCCCTGCAGAAGTACGAAATCAAATTATATTAGAATCAGTTTTCTTGACCGTTATTGCAGGTATTATGGGCATCATTCTAGGCGCTCTTACACTTTCAATGATCAACAGTTTTACTCAAGACATCGATTTCCCCTATACGAACCCTACAGTGCCTATACCCTATGTTTTGGGTGCACTTGCCATAATGGTCATTTTAGGAACTTTAATAGGCCTCATACCTGCTCAAAGGGCAGTGAGTATAAAACCTATTGATGCCCTTAGGGAAGAATAA
- a CDS encoding putative ABC transport system permease protein, protein MFSRDNWKEIFETIQKNKLRTFLSGFTVALGILIFVVLFGFGNGLINTFDDFFSDDATNVFMVFTGRTTMPYKGYKANRTIEFDNSDIEDIEKNFPLFLEYISPRIIRQDTVAYKNESNSYSTWAVGPSHQFSEMTIMMKGRYLNVMDVENKTKNAVIGRLVEQDLFGAKNSIGKYIDVGGSSYKVIGVFQDDGGDREERNIFIPYTTQQLVEKNTDKVDAMVIGFKPSIGYAGAMAFEKSLDKFIREKKYINPQDQNGIFIRNVADQLKQNQQFARVLQIIVAFVAFGTIIAGIIGISNIMVFVVKERTKELGIRKALGATPKTVISTILLESVFITTISGFVGMLIGIAILGSMGEKLEDFFITNPYIDLPMAIFATIVLIIFGAIAGYVPARRAANIKPIVALRDE, encoded by the coding sequence ATGTTCAGTAGAGATAATTGGAAAGAGATTTTCGAGACTATTCAAAAGAATAAGCTCCGTACTTTCTTATCGGGATTCACCGTAGCGTTGGGTATACTCATTTTTGTAGTGCTGTTCGGTTTCGGTAATGGTTTGATCAACACATTTGATGACTTCTTTTCCGATGATGCGACCAATGTTTTTATGGTATTCACCGGGCGAACGACTATGCCCTATAAAGGCTATAAGGCCAATAGAACTATAGAGTTCGATAACTCTGATATAGAAGATATCGAAAAGAATTTTCCTTTATTTCTTGAATACATAAGTCCGCGCATAATTAGGCAAGATACGGTTGCCTATAAAAATGAGTCGAATAGCTATTCTACATGGGCTGTGGGTCCTTCGCATCAGTTTAGCGAAATGACTATTATGATGAAAGGTCGGTATCTCAATGTCATGGATGTAGAGAACAAGACCAAGAATGCGGTTATTGGTAGATTGGTAGAGCAAGATTTGTTCGGGGCTAAGAACTCCATAGGAAAATATATAGATGTAGGGGGAAGCTCTTATAAGGTCATAGGGGTTTTTCAAGATGATGGTGGCGACCGTGAAGAACGTAATATTTTTATACCCTATACCACCCAGCAACTTGTTGAAAAAAATACTGATAAGGTTGATGCCATGGTCATAGGCTTTAAGCCGTCGATTGGGTATGCCGGTGCAATGGCATTTGAGAAAAGTCTAGATAAGTTCATTCGAGAGAAAAAATATATTAATCCGCAAGATCAGAACGGTATTTTTATTCGAAATGTGGCAGACCAATTGAAGCAGAACCAGCAGTTTGCCAGAGTGTTACAAATTATAGTTGCTTTCGTGGCTTTCGGTACCATAATAGCCGGTATTATTGGTATCAGTAATATTATGGTCTTCGTGGTGAAAGAGCGCACCAAAGAGTTGGGTATAAGAAAGGCATTGGGTGCTACCCCGAAAACCGTAATCAGTACAATTTTATTAGAATCAGTTTTTATTACTACAATTTCCGGTTTTGTGGGTATGCTCATTGGTATTGCAATTTTGGGTTCAATGGGCGAAAAACTAGAAGATTTCTTTATTACTAACCCCTATATAGATTTACCCATGGCAATTTTTGCCACCATAGTACTTATTATTTTTGGTGCTATTGCAGGTTATGTTCCGGCAAGACGGGCAGCCAATATAAAGCCGATAGTGGCATTAAGAGACGAATAA